The Fusarium falciforme chromosome 7, complete sequence genome window below encodes:
- a CDS encoding Carboxylic ester hydrolase, with product MASLSVNMTRCVASTFATPTLLGAEFLSIEANIVPNYSFDVPKGWTYSQPALNVENVTFCNVTVTYTHPGQNDTLHVEAWLPTEENYNGRLQALGGSGWTPGRYILTYAGMINAVANGFASVTTDAGIPDSPNPLDWLLTSPGSLNTNALQNFGQVSLNDEAVIAKSLIKSLYGKAPSYSYWNACSQGGRQGMKLAQQYPSAFDGIIAGAPAINWAEFYINSIWPSFYMEVTQQFPRDCELNEITSLAISACDKLDGVEDGLIGDVDGCRKKFDPFKQVGKSFNCSTTGSKLKVSQAAAAVANASWSGPRFSNGKFLYHGYDIGADLPTIAPTNCTGKVCTSAGRANVVFAYQAFVKKDATATLTNITHKEFDTIYKAVKQVFASNLETNEIDLRDFRDAGGKLITYHGLADQSISPGGTLSYYKQVSEFVGNVTSFYKYYRVPGLGHCWGGNGGQPEALFSQLQAWVENGTEPEYTPIVVTKPDNSTQQQILCPYPQKPRFDDSCTKANSTTCWSCKK from the exons atggcctcccTCTCCGTAAACATGACCCGCTGCGTCGCCTCGACCTTTGCAACCCCGACACTCCTCGGAGCAGAGTTTTTGTCTATCGAGGCTAATATCGTGCCCAACTACAGTTTCGACGTTCCCAAGGGATGGACCTACTCGCAGCCGGCCTTGAACGTCGAGAATGTCACCTTTTGCAACGTCACCGTCACGTACACGCATCCAGGCCAGAACGATACTCTGCATGTTGAAGCATGGCTGCCCACTGAGGAGAATTACAATGGAAGACTGCAGGCTCTTGGAGGCTCGGGATGGACTCCCGGAAGGTATATCTTGACCTACGCGGGAATGATCAATGCCGTTGCCAATGGCTTTGCCTCTGTCACCACCGATGCTGGAATTCCCGATTCCCCGAACCCTTTGGACTGGCTTTTGACTAGCCCTGgaagcctcaacaccaacgctTTGCAGAACTTTGGCCAGGTTTCTCTCAACGACGAG GCGGTTATTGCCAAGTCACTCATCAAAAGTCTATATGGCAAAGCACCATCATATTCTTATTGGAACGCCTGCTCACAGGGTGGCCGCCAGGGAATGAAACTTGCTCAGCAATATCCTTCTGCTTTCGATGGCATCATCGCGGGTGCACCCGCCATCAACTGGGCCGAGTTTTACATCAACTCTATCTGGCCAAGCTTCTACATGGAAGTCACTCAGCAATTCCCTCGCGACTGTGAGCTGAATGAAATCACATCGCTTGCCATCTCCGCCTGTGATAAGCTGGATGGCGTTGAAGATGGTCTTATCGGCGACGTCGATGGCTGTCGCAAGAAGTTTGACCCCTTCAAGCAGGTCGGCAAGTCGTTCAACTGCTCAACCACCGGTTCAAAACTCAAGGTCAGTCAAGCCGCTGCGGCGGTCGCCAACGCTTCCTGGAGTGGTCCACGGTTCTCCAATGGAAAGTTTTTGTATCATGGCTACGACATTGGCGCCGACCTCCCTACCATCGCCCCGACAAACTGTACCGGGAAGGTTTGCACTAGCGCCGGCCGAGCGAATGTCGTCTTTGCCTACCAGGCCTTCGTCAAGAAGGATGCCACGGCTACGCTCACCAACATTACCCACAAGGAGTTCGACACCATTTACAAGGCTGTCAAGCAGGTCTTTGCCTCGAATCTTGAGACAAACGAGATTGATTTGCGTGATTTTAGAGACGCGGGAGGCAAGCTCATTACCTATCACGGACTG GCTGATCAGAGCATTTCTCCCGGAGGCACACTGAGCTACTACAAACAAGTGTCCGAGTTTGTCGGCAACGTCACTTCCTTCTACAAATACTACCGCGTTCCTGGTCTCGGACACTGCTGGGGTGGCAATGGCGGCCAACCTGAGGCTCTCTTCTCCCAGCTTCAAGCCTGGGTTGAAAACGGTACAGAGCCGGAGTATACACCCATTGTTGTGACAAAGCCAGACAACTCGACTCAGCAGCAGATTCTGTGTCCTTACCCTCAGAAGCCTCGTTTTGATGATTCTTGCACGAAGGCCAACTCGACGACGTGCTGGTCTTGTAAGAAATAG
- a CDS encoding Zn(2)-C6 fungal-type domain-containing protein produces MSEDQPIDHVHSSSRCPCRPTQRRSHKKSRNGCRNCKQRRVKCDESKPVCGNCSRCSIPCDFDPANASASLPAATAPRRRGRPLKWTSSPDDQVSKSAPGLSGLREPDLSARGPEVTLNVQEMQLFYHFITTTSLTLGDDVLWHDKVPRLAFEHHYILRLMLAISALHLSRLRVIEASKYEELAEAHASVALRQVTELLPHVSRKNCSALYIATVLVCNYTFAKPPGKNHFLLVTEGTKVAWWNLFRGVRIVIETMGLPAIFSGVLGPFPPETTTKLPLIEGRQGYIPWEGPMSSLNELIAACKEPGLENLKGICEGLIDCFRGVYGTAEEPESETHGKMHIVMRWLWLLEDDFLHQVNNMIPQALLLLGHFAVLIQTVECFWFMKGWAHHIIEGIQPHLDSNYIGWISWPQRQIEQ; encoded by the exons ATGAGTGAAGATCAACCTATCGACCATGTGCATTCCTCCTCGCGGTGTCCATGCCGTCCCACACAGCGCAGGTCACATAAGAAGTCCCGCAACGGCTGCCGCAACTGCAAGCAGCGTAGGGTCAAG TGTGATGAGAGTAAGCCCGTTTGCGGCAACTGCTCTCGCTGCTCAATCCCTTGCGACTTTGATCCCGCCAACGCATCTGCCTCCTTGCCGGCTGCTACTGCCCCGAGGAGACGTGGTCGGCCCCTGAAGTGGACTTCAAGTCCCGATGATCAGGTTTCTAAATCGGCACCTGGCCTGTCCGGATTACGCGAACCCGACTTATCCGCACGTGGGCCTGAGGTGACCTTGAATGTCCAAGAGATGCAGCTCTTCTACCacttcatcaccaccacctcgcTCACACTTGGAGATGATGTCCTCTGGCACGACAAGGTGCCACGTCTCGCTTTTGAGCATCATTATATCCTTCGACTCATGCTTGCCATCTCAGCACTTCATCTATCACGGCTACGAGTCATTGAGGCAAGCAAGTACGAGGAGCTCGCCGAGGCTCATGCTTCCGTCGCTTTGCGCCAAGTCACAGAGCTTCTTCCCCATGTCAGTCGAAAGAACTGTTCGGCGCTATACATAGCGACCGTTCTGGTTTGTAATTATACCTTTGCGAAACCGCCAGGAAAGAATCACTTTCTTCTTGTTACCGAGGGGACCAAGGTTGCTTGGTGGAATCTTTTTCGAGGAGTGCGCATTGTTATTGAGACCATGGGTCTACCAGCAATATTCTCCGGTGTTTTGGGCCCCTTCCCGCCAGAAACTACTACAAAACTGCCACTGATAGAGGGCAGACAAGGATATATACCGTGGGAAGGGCCAATGTCCAGTCTGAACGAACTAATCGCCGCCTGTAAAGAACCAGGGCTCGAGAATCTCAAAGGAATCTGCGAAGGACTTATCGATTGTTTCCGTGGTGTATATGGAACTGCTGAAGAGCCCGAGAGCGAGACCCATGGAAAGATGCACATTGTCATGCGTTGGCTATGGCTTTTGGAGGATGACTTTCTTCACCAAGTCAACAACATGATACCTCAGGCTCTTTTACTTTTAGGCCATTTTGCAGTTCTGATCCAGACTGTGGAATGCTTTTGGTTTATGAAAGGATGGGCACATCatattatagagggtatcCAGCCGCACCTTGACTCGAACTATATTGGGTGGATATCCTGGCCTCAGAGGCAGATAGAACAATGA
- a CDS encoding Arylsulfatase has translation MFALTAGWLFFVQAALCSRPNIVFILTDDQDLHMESVQHMPHLTNLIVNEGTSYNQHFCTVALCCPSRATLWTGQAAHNHNVTNVSPPHGGYPKVVQQGINDDNLFVWMQEAGYNTYYTGKLWNFHTVDNFNQPYAKGFNGSDFLLDPFTYQYWNAKITHNGEEPVSYAGQYSTDVITEKALAWLDEALAEADPFFLTVSPIAPHSNWVIDTERDLSYLEEPKSAPRHEHLFSDYAIPREKSFNAAIDGAAGWVGDLPPLNETTLTYNDHYQRQRLRALQSVDEMVSELVGRLEKAGQLDNTYIFYTTDNGYHISQHRMNPGKECGYDTDIHIPFFVRGPGIPARGSVDVVTTHTDVSSTLLQIAGVDKDTDGAIMPLGDPKTHASRHEHAAIEYWGAAVPEGIYGGRSDRHREAGVWQNVYLNNTFKGLRIVAEEYSLYYSVWCTNETEFFDLQSDPHQTLNIAASSKSRSAYQLSGRPLEQVLLRLNALNMVLKTCKGHTCTQPWTSLHPDGSVNSLKMALQKKFDAFYESQPQMWFLECPAAYIAEVENQEPVSAFVGGLNKQEAGFDWTRHWQYFT, from the exons ATGTTTGCACTCACGGCAGGGTGGTTGTTCTTTGTGCAGGCTGCGTTATGTAGCCGGCCCAACATTGTCTTCATCTTGACCGATGATCAGGACTTGCACATGGAGAGCGTCCAGCACATGCCTCATCTTACA AACCTGATCGTCAACGAGGGTACGAGTTACAATCAGCACTTCTGCACTGTAGCCCTATGCTGCCCTTCTCGGGCCACTCTCTGGACCGGCCAAGCTGCTCACAACCACAACGTGACCAACGTCTCCCCACCTCATGGCGGATATCCCAAGGTGGTCCAGCAAGGAATCAATGATGATAATCTCTTTGTTTGGATGCAAGAAGCCGGGTACAATACTTACTACACTGGCAAGCTATGGAACTTTCACACCGTCGACAACTTCAACCAGCCCTATGCCAAAGGCTTCAACGGCTCTGACTTTCTTCTTGATCCGTTCACCTACCAATATTGGAACGCCAAGATTACGCACAACGGCGAAGAACCCGTGAGCTATGCAGGCCAGTACTCAACGGATGTCATCACTGAGAAGGCTCTTGCTTGGCTGGATGAAGCATTGGCAGAGGCGGACCCCTTCTTCCTGACAGTCTCACCAATCGCACCTCATTCCAATTGGGTCATTGATACGGAACGAGACCTCTCGTACTTGGAAGAACCGAAGTCTGCCCCGAGACATGAGCATCTGTTTTCCGACTATGCCATTCCGAGAGAGAAAAGCTTCAACGCGGCAATCGACGGAGCAGCCGGTTGGGTCGGGGATCTGCCTCCACTGAACGAGACAACCTTGACGTATAATGATCATTATCAACGACAGAGACTTCGTGCACTTCAATCAGTCGACGAAATGGTATCTGAACTTGTTGGCCGTCTTGAGAAAGCTGGACAACTGGACAATACATACATCTTCTACACAACAGATAACGGATATCACATCTCGCAGCACCGAATGAACCCTGGAAAAGAGTGTGGCTATG ACACTGATATTCACATTCCCTTTTTTGTTCGCGGCCCAGGTATCCCTGCAAGAGGGTCTGTCGACGTGGTCACCACTCACACAGACGTTTCTTCAACTCTTCTCCAAATTGCCGGCGTTGACAAGGACACTGATGGGGCCATCATGCCGCTGGGAGATCCAAAGACCCATGCAAGCAGACATGAGCATGCTGCGATTGAGTACTGGGGTGCC GCTGTCCCAGAGGGAATTTACGGCGGTCGCAGTGACCGGCATCGCGAGGCTGGAGTTTGGCAAAACGTTTATCTGAACAACACTTTCAAGGGGCTGAGAATTGTGGCGGAAGAGTACAGCCTTTACTACTCGGTTTGGTGTACGAATGAGACGGAGTTCTTTGACCTCCAG TCCGATCCTCATCAAACTCTAAATATTGCAGCTTCCAGCAAGTCACGCTCAGCATATCAACTTTCTGGTCGCCCCCTGGAGCAGGTACTCCTGCGCTTGAATGCCCTCAACATGGTCCTCAAGACGTGCAAGGGCCACACCTGCACACAGCCTTGGACAAGTTTGCATCCCGACGGAAGTGTAAATAGCCTAAAAATGGCGCTTCAGAAGAAGTTTGATGCTTTTTATGAGTCCCAGCCGCAGATGTGGTTCTTGGAATGCCCGGCAGCATACATCGCCGAGGTCGAGAACCAAGAACCTGTAAGCGCGTTCGTAGGAGGGTTGAATAAACAGGAGGCTGGGTTTGACTGGACAAGACATTGGCAATATTTCACGTAG
- a CDS encoding MFS domain-containing protein, translating to MVAQKNNTIVEVDEQTPLLSPHSDGAKDQTPASSITLVVFPILLAGIFLSNVVSSVVIATNQRIASEFNALSSAAWLLTIYTLAQSASQPLYGKLSDIYGRKVCLVFCWVVFGIGCLLVAVGQSYWHLLLGRAISGIGSAGKIALTSIIVADVIPLPKVAQYRGYVNLTATVARSLGGPIGGWLAGSVGWRWPFLIQLPVALAGLALVLWKLPEPKETILIDDAEPQPTGSKISRVDFAGAAMLVATVLTGLLSLDFCTKHGLGFIVYGLVGAFVLSLSLFCVIEKYYAKEPILPLELIFKREVLTSYSIVCFQAAGQFGLLYTIPIYFQVIGRESIASSSSRIVPVVVGNAFGTMTSQRLITKTQRYKGLTAFGNIVGLVGFSLIFLRWRGSTRWFDALLVALPGTGMGVIQSTTFVHLAASLDRSEIAIAGASWFLAQNIGVLMGASISTATINYALRHGLETLLRGVESRDEIIRNITSNVEYTQNLPEHLWVLVSKAYIRAIACSNALAVTLTMREKPLGGRISTPSMRRLGTLSKEELLNRIEILENQASSRATYDGASPALSQQDDDWEPSYDSTQEPPQERTRPTPRFSPEISTTLPTTRGSQQRSVAISNEQQGTHQETIWKTDPEIRRQILTTYLESMHRRVPFCDYTEILQTNEQGPGGIVLTDSDRIKLLRLYMSCAIGAAVMQLTGVSPGPRPETYFTRALELRDEIEEADLVTQTEVLLWIVLYKLRACFSSEVWYLIGSAVRTAIDADLHREHHYTTLSTVAAERHRCLFWAVYVIERNICWSLKRPFSLSDHDIDAKLPPPTTHSILSGSDGVGRPESQGESQRPLDTRVFISTIQLGRINSNAFTQLYRVDRESIDREQIPPLLDRLYQFEASLPEYCAPDYDFLQLHVKKSVCVLIEPLLSALHHSDYLIKICLEAAGSVCQLFKKLRLKRCLGYSFTMINSVFVAGTTICYVVSKVPSLWTPARANDLHVCSSSLYAAAERNPAIRKYCDTLDAIIEAVSEYVEQVLSTPGPFTSTGSAISSPAEDKSPRNAFERLGHSLKELKFEFPSHAYPEYRLEDGHSEAACSHADLNLDAIGIFGDVDLSSIQHLFTAN from the exons ATGGTTGCGCAAAAGAACAACACGATCGTCGAGGTAGACGAACAAACTCCCCTGTTATCGCCTCACAGTGATGGTGCTA AAGATCAAACACCAGCTTCTAGCATCACGTTGGTGGTCTTTCCGATCCTCCTAGCGG GCATCTTCTTGTCAAACGTCGTTTCATCAGTGGTCATCGCGACTAATCAGCGCATCGCGTCTGAGTTCAACGCCTTGTCTTCTGCGGCGTGGCTCTTGACCATCTACACGCTGGCCCAGTCAGCGAGCCAACCCTTG TATGGAAAGCTGAGCGATATTTACGGGAGAAAGGTTTGCCTGGTATTTTGCTGGGTTGTCTTCGGAATAGGCTGCCTCCTCGT CGCGGTTGGTCAGAGCTACTGGCATCTACTTCTAGGACGTGCTATCAGCGGAATAGGAAGCGCTGGAAAGATTGCATTGACGTCAATCATTGTTGCTG ATGTGATTCCGCTGCCTAAAGTCGCACAATATCGAGGCTATGTGAACTTGACGGCCACAGTAGCCCGGTCTCTTGGAGGCCCAATTGGAGGATGGCTTGCAGGCAGCGTTGGCTGGCGTTG GCCGTTCCTTATCCAACTTCCCGTGGCATTAGCTGGGCTTGCTCTTGTGCTCTGGAAACTGCCCGAGCCGAAAGAAACCATCCTTATAGATGATGCAGAACCACAACCCACCGGGTCCAAGATATCCCGGGTTGACTTTGCAGGCGCGGCAATGCTCGTTGCTACTGTTCTCACCGGTCTTTTGTCGTTGGACTTTTGCACCAAGCATGGTCTAGGCTTCATAGTCTACGGCCTGGTTGGCGCATTCGTGCTGTCGCTATCTCTTTTCTGTGTTATCGAAAAGTACTACGCTAAGGAGCCAATCTTGCCGCTGGAGCTCATCTTCAAACGAGAGGTTCTGACATCGTACTCGATCGTATGCTTCCAGGCGGCTGGCCAATTTGGA TTGCTCTACACGATTCCCATTTACTTCCAGGTCATCGGGCGGGAGTCCATTGCGTCTAGCAGCAGTCGGATTGTTCCAGTGGTTGTCGGTAATGCTTTCGGGACAATGACTAGCCAACGACTAATCACCAAGACACAACGTTATAAAGGGCTGACAGCTTTTGGAAATATTGTCGGCCTAGTCGGCTTCTCCCTGATCTTTCTCCGCTGGAGAGGGAGTACACGGTGGTTTGACGCATTGCTTGTCGCCCTACCCGGCACCGGGATGGGTGTCATACAATCCACGACTTTCGTACATCTCGCAGCATCTCTAGACCGGTCTGAGATAGCCATTGCCGGAGCTTCGTGGTTTCTTGCGCAAAACATCGGAGTTCTGATGGGTGCGAGCATATCCACGGCCACGATCAACTATGCCCTCAGACATGGACTTGAGACACTGCTACGCGGGGTTGAAAGTCGGGACGAG ATCATTCGGAACATAACATCAAATGTCGAGTATACCCAGAACCTCCCAGAGCATCTCTGGGTTTTGGTGTCGAAGGCGTATATCCGGGCGATTGCCTGTTCAAATG CATTGGCTGTCACTCTCACCATGCGGGAGAAGCCATTGGGAGG CAGAATCTCCACACCCTCAATGAGACGCCTGGGGACTCTATCgaaggaggagcttctcaacaGGATCGAAATATTGGAAAACCAAGCATCTAGCCGAGCGACTTATGACGGGGCGAGCCCGGCCTTGTCACAGCAGGATGATGATTGGGAGCCAAGCTACGACTCAACTCAAGAACCTCCACAGGAGAGGACGAGACCAACACCACGATTCTCTCCCGAAATTTCTACGACATTACCTACCACAAGAGGCTCTCAGCAGAGAAGTGTCGCCATCAGTAATGAGCAACAAGGGACGCATCAGGAGACGATATGGAAGACAGATCCGGAGATTCGACGGCAGATATTGACGACATATCTGGAAAGCATGCATCGGCGCGTTCCGTTTTGCGACTACACCGAGATCCTCCAGACAAATGAACAAGGCCCCGGCGGTATAGTATTGACAGATTCGGATCGAATCAAGCTGCTCCGACTTTACATGTCCTGTGCCATCGGAGCGGCAGTCATGCAACTCACCGGCGTCTCACCCGGACCGCGGCCAGAAACCTACTTCACCAGGGCATTAGAGCTACGAGATGAGATCGAGGAGGCAGACTTGGTCACACAGACTGAAGTTCTTCTCTGGATTGTTCTCTACAAGCTCCGCGCTTGTTTCTCCTCTGAGGTCTGGTATCTCATCGGATCAGCTGTCCGCACAGCTATCGACGCCGATCTGCATCGAGAACATCACTACACCACACTCTCTACTGTGGCTGCCGAGCGGCATCGATGTTTGTTCTGGGCTGTGTATGTCATAGAGAGAAACATCTGCTGGTCTCTCAAGCGCCCCTTCAGTCTTTCAGATCACGACATAGATGCAAAGCTACCCCCACCTACGACGCATTCAATACTCTCAGGCAGTGACGGCGTTGGCCGTCCAGAATCGCAAGGCGAGTCGCAAAGACCTCTCGACACAAGAGTCTTTATCTCCACAATCCAGCTCGGCAGGATCAACTCGAACGCTTTCACTCAGCTATACCGAGTTGATCGAGAATCGATAGACCGAGAGCAAATACCTCCCCTCCTCGACCGTTTATACCAGTTCGAGGCCTCTTTACCGGAGTACTGTGCACCCGATTACGACTTTTTACAGCTGCATGTAAAGAAATCAGTCTGCGTACTTATCGAACCGCTACTCTCCGCGTTGCATCACTCAGACTATCTGATTAAAATTTGTCTGGAGGCGGCAGGCAGCGTGTGTcagctcttcaagaagcttcGTCTGAAGCGGTGTCTAGGGTATTCTTTTACCATGATCAACTCGGTCTTTGTAGCTGGGACTACAATATG TTACGTTGTATCAAAAGTTCCCAGCCTATGGACTCCAGCCAGAGCCAACGATCTCCACGTGTGCTCATCATCACTATACGCGGCAGCCGAGAGGAACCCAGCCATTCGTAAATACTGCGACACCCTAGATGCTATTATAGAAGCAGTCTCGGAATATGTCGAACAAGTCTTGAGTACTCCCGGACCTTTCACTAGCACCGGGAGCGCCATCAGTTCTCCCGCAGAGGATAAGAGTCCCCGCAACGCCTTTGAGAGGCTTGGCCACTCTCTCAAAGAGCTCAAATTTGAGTTTCCTTCTCATGCTTACCCGGAATATCGCTTGGAGGATGGGCACTCGGAAGCGGCGTGTTCACATGCGGACCTCAACTTGGATGCGATCGGCATCTTTGGGGATGTTGACCTGTCTTCAATCCAGCATTTATTTACGGCCAATTGA
- a CDS encoding MFS domain-containing protein produces MVTQVSTRPEAATQAEASPNMSTEKIPQNQPCSEALIVADWTPKAEAHLRRKLDFTILPMLMLGLFALQLDKGNLSYALTTSFTKDLGIDNNNVNYGNQLMLAAIVVFEIPFNMVLSRIGPALWLTIQIFAWGTVATAQTAIHNLAGFYATRFILGMWEAGYLAASLTILASFYTRREMAMRVTLVYIGNYFSSGIGGLLAGAIFKIPESSGLQKWQWLFLIDGLFTFVVGIMFIFLMPRSTDNTTPLCGLQSLNFFNDEERRILNDRVILDDPRKTVRLEGIGPKRVLQIVFTSFRIWSHFGINVISLTPKGGLGVYSPTIIKNLGFDATTASFLSSVHNFGVCIFAITVAWISDKTSRRGLLCLICAVYSIIFSGVQYAVVRSSDVWLKYAILTVLTSGMAISQSINDAWFSVNTAHPQERCIGLALAVAGSNLGGLCGQNIFVKSDAPYYYHGFLKVLCIYAGSVVLIAGLMFYYWNENRKLAKETIAGELVTEHGVSELSRDGGKSRVKNQL; encoded by the exons ATGGTCACTCAAGTTTCTACCCGGCCAGAGGCCGCAACTCAGGCAGAGGCTTCGCCTAACATGTCGACTGAGAAGATTCCTCAGAACCAACCATGTTCGGAGGCTCTGATAGTTGCCGATTGGACTCCAAAGGCCGAAGCTCACTTACGAAGAAA ACTGGACTTTACGATCCTGCCCATGCTCATGCTGGGTCTCTTCGCTCTTCAACTCGACAAAGGAAACCTCTCTTATGCCCTGACTACGAGCTTCACAAAAGACCTTGGAATCGACAACAACAATGTCAACTATGGAAACCAGCTTATGCTcgccgccatcgtcgtcTTTGAGATCCCGTTCAACATGGTCCTTTCAAGGATTGGTCCCGCTCTTTGGCTCACCATTCAGATCTTTGCCTGGGGAACGGTTGCGACGGCTCAGACGGCGATTCATAACTTGGCGGGCTTTTATGCGACAAGGTTTATTCTGGGTATGTGGGAGGCTGGATATCTCGCTGCATCCTTAACGATTCTCGCGTCGTTCTATACCCGAAGAGAGATGGCTATGCGAGTAACTCTGGTGTACATTGGCAATTACTTCTCCAGTGGCATCGGTGGTCTCCTCGCAGGTGCCATCTTTAAAATTCCAGAGTCATCGGGATTACAGAAATGGCAG TGGTTGTTTCTTATCGATGGGCTCTTTACCTTTGTCGTCGGAATCATgttcatcttcttgatgccCCGATCAACAGATAACACAACCCCCCTTTGTGGTCTTCAAAGTCTCAACTTCTTTAACGACGAAGAGCGCCGAATCCTGAACGACAGAGTCATTCTCGACGATCCTCGCAAGACGGTTCGCCTCGAGGGCATTGGTCCCAAAAGAGTCCTGCAGATTGTCTTCACGAGCTTCCGCATCTGGAGCCATTTCGGTATTAATGTCATCTCCCTCACGCCTAAAGGAGGGCTCGGGGTGTATTcacccaccatcatcaagaacctGGGGTTTGATGCTACCACagcctcttttctctcttctgtTCACAACTTTGGAGTCTGTATCTTTGCCATCACCGTCGCTTGGATCAGTGACAAGACATCCCGCCGAGGTCTTTTATGTCTGATCTGCGCAGTCTACTCCATCATTTTCTCTGGAGTTCAATATGCAGTCGTGAGAAGCAGCGATGTGTGGCTTAAGTACGCTATTCTCACTGTCCTCACATCTGGGATGGCTATCTCCCAGAGCATCAACGATGCTTGGTTCAGCGTCAACACGGCTCATCCACAGGAACGATGTATCGGCCTTGCCCTCGCTGTCGCTGGCTCAAACCTCGGTGGTTTGTGCGGGCAGAACATCTTTGTCAAGAGCGATGCGCCGTACTACTACCACGGATTTCTCAAGGTGCTCTGTATTTATGCCGGAAGCGTGGTGCTTATTGCTGGGCTGATGTTTTACTACTGGAATGAGAACCGGAAGCTTGCTAAGGAGACGATTGCGGGAGAACTGGTCACTGAGCATGGAGTATCGGAACTCAGCCGAGATGGTGGCAAGTCAAGGGTCAAGAATCAGCTGTAA